Below is a window of Niabella agricola DNA.
CGCAGCAAAAGCCGTAGCTGCATTAACCGTATAAATATCGTCGGTAGGCGACTTGGTCCCCGAAACCTGCATATCGAAGTTCCGGATACCATAGTATTCCACACCCAGCATGGGGTTAATTGAGTGGTTGCCAATCTGTTTGGTATAATTTAAAATGGCATTGTATTGCTGCTGGAAGAACCTGGAGTAAGCGGCGTAGGATGGCCGGGTGGTACTACTGTAAGTAGGTACGGGCTGGAAGATATTGGTGTATAGCTGGGTGGCTTTTGTGAATCCTTCCGATAAGGATTGATAGAGGTATCCGGCTCCCGTAGCCTGGAGATATAAGCCCCGGGTAATGTCCCATTTTACGGCCGCATTGGCGGTAACCCTTGTAACCTCATTGTTCCTGATATTTTTGTCCAGCCAGTAAAGAGGGTTGCCGTCTGAAATGGAGTTGCCAGGATTGGGCATTGTTTTGGCGCTGTCTATCCAGGGGTTGAATGTGGGCCAGATGGCCATGCTCCGGTATAGTGTATTCACATCTCCTCCGATGGTGCCATATTGGGAGGAAGTGGAAATGGTGGTTCCGGTAGTTATCTCCAGGTTGGGCTTTATTTTATAAGAGCCATTCAGATCCAGTGCATAGCGCTTATAGTCCGATCCTATAATGATGCCTTTTTCCTTATAATAATCAAAGCTTGCAAAATATTTGCCCCGGTCATTACCGCCAACTACATTAATATAATGGTCGTGGGTTTGTGTATTCCGGAATACGATGTCTTCAATTTCACCGGAATGGTCTTTAAAAATTATGGTGCCACCATATGGATCCCCTACGGTGTCCCATCCCATATTCAGTAAATAAGCCGTGGCTGAATTATAGGGCCGGATATCAAAAGATGATAAGTTGGCGCTGTCGGTAAAGAGGCCGTAGCCCCGGCCCTGGTTAACTTCTGTAAGTTTTCTGCCGGAATTTAGATTGCCCGTCCGGTTGTAGTAGATATAATCTTTGGCATTCATGTAATGATACAGGTCCCTTCTTTTATTGTAGCCCGCTGTGTATTTATAGGTGATTTCGGCTTTGCCGTTCTTTCCCTGTTTGGTAGTAATAAGGACAACGCCATTATTCGCTCTGGCACCATAAATGGCCGTTGCTGCAGCATCTTTTAAAAGTTCGATCGATTCGATATTCTGAGCCGGAATATCGTTGTAGTCCCTGATTACGCCGTCCACAACAACGAGCGGACTTCCGGGGCTGTTAATGGATGCACCTCCTCTCAGCATGATCATAGGAGTGGCGCCCGGTTGCCCGGTTGAGTTGACCACCTGTACACCGGGAATGGTTCCCTGGAGCGCATTGGCAACATTTGAGCGGGGGGCGTTTTGCAACACTTTGTTATCCAGCTTGGATATGGCGCTTGTTACATTGCGCCTGTTTTGTGTGCCGTAACCCACCACCACTACTTCTTCCAGTTTTGAACTGCTAGCCTTCAGGTAAATGGTTGGCATGGTTTCACGGAGCACCTTCCACTCCTCGGTGTCGTAACCGGTATAAGAGACCTCCAGGACCTGGTCAGCTATGGCATGAATCTGAAATTTCCCGTTTTCATCACTAACGGCTGTTGTCGTGCTGCCTTTTAGATGAATGGTGGCACCTTGCAACGGACTGGAAGTAGCTTGATCCAGAACCGTTCCTTTAATAGGGGCGTTTTGTGCCATTACCCCGGAAGTGGCAATAGCCAGCAAAAACAAAAATCCCGTTTTTAAGTAAGCTTTTAGCATAATCGTTCATTTTCTCTTTGGTATTAATATGTATGACATAGTAAATGTAAATATTTTTTAAATACCGTTATATTTTAGTCCGATTTTTTTTGGCCGGAGCGGATATTGCCGGTTGCTGATGCTCTTTCTAAAAAGCTGTTGGGTTTTTAGGCGGTTGTATGCTTTTGGCAGGGGAAGATGGCGATTGTTGCTGGTTTTTGCTGTAATGCAGTAAGGGTCTATGTTTTGACCTGTTTATCTTGTTGTGGAAAGGGTTGGGAAAGGCCTGTTTTCAAAAAAGTAAGGAGGTGTTCGTTTCCTGGAGGTGTGGTCGGGGTGCCGGGTATTGCGTGTTTTATAAAGTGTTTTTAAGGCTGAAAATTTATTTGGATGGAAAAACGGGGTTGTTTATATTTGTTTAAATATGTAATACATAAAAGTGGTTTAGCGATGCCTTGCCAGGTGGTACCGGCACATGGCCTTCACCGGGCAACCAGGTTGTTCGATTTGGAAAATAAAAACAAACAGTTCTTATATAACGATGAAAGAAATATTTAAAGGTTTATGGTCGGCCATGTTTACACCGACTGATGAAGCAGGTTTGCCGCAAATGGAACAATTGGAGAAGCTGGTTCATTTATTAATTGCTCAGGGCCAGGATGGCTTGTATGTGTTGGGTTCCACCGGGCAGGGGGTCTTGTTCACCGAGGCGCAACGAAAAATGGTATTGGAAATGGTCATAAAAACAGCAGGGGGGCGTGTGCCGGTAATGGTGCAGGTGGGCGCACTTACTACTGCGGAATCCATAAGACTTGCCGTACATGCAGCGGAATGCGGAGCCGATGCTATATCATCGGTTGCTCCTATTTATTTTTCCGGTTCGGTTGCGAATGCCTTGCAGCATTACCGGAAGATTGCAGAAGCCACAGATCTGCCTTTCTTTCCCTATCAGCTTGGTAACAATACCATGGGGGATATACCCAGTTTTATTGAACAACTGCTGCAGATTCCTAATGTAGCTGGTATGAAGCTCACCACGGGACAGCTTATGGAAATAAGCGCCATTCACCTGCAGGCAGGCGACCGGTTACAACTGTTTAGCGGTGCCGATGAACTGATGTGTCATGCCAGCCTTTGTGGTGCAAACGGAGCAATCGGATCTTTTTATAATTTATGGGGTGTAGCTTGCAAGAGAGTATTGGAAGCATTTAAAGAAGGCGATTTTGGACGGGCTAAAAATTTCATGCTTGAATTTCAGAAGACGATCCTGTATGTATTGCCCAATATCTGGACTTTTTTCAGAAAAGCAATGCAATTGAAATACGGGATTGATATCGGCCCCACCAAGGCTCCGCTGGGTCTAAACCAGGAAGAATGGTCGGATGCGGAAGTGCTTGCTTTATCAGACAAAATTGAGGCAGCCGCCGGTATAACGAATACGGGCAGCCAATAGCCGTATTGTACAGGCTCCTCGTATACCGTAATTTTTATTATATTAACTTCTATCAAACTTGCCTTATGTTGTACCTTCTATTCAATTCATTTAAAAGCCGGTTGTTTATCCAACCGGTAACCGGTGTACTGTTGATATGCGCGCTGTGGAGTGCCTCCTGCTCCGTAAACCGGAATAGCTCCCATGTTTCTCCGTTGCGCCAAGTGGTGCTGAAACTGGCGCCCGGACCGGATAACCCCCGTAACAGCGAGGGCTCATTCGTAACGTTGAAAGATGGCCGTATCCTGTTTGTCTATTCCCGGTATACCGGTGATAATTCCGGTGATCATGCGCCTGCTTACCTGGCGGGCCGGTATTCGTCTGACGGTGGCAAAACCTGGTCAGACAAGGATGAAGTGATCGTAACACAGGAGGGCAATATGAATGTGATGTCGGTTTCTTTACTACGGTTGCAAAACGGAACCATTGCCCTGTTTTATCTCAGGAAGAATTCGACGGTAGACTGTATTCCCGTGGTGCGCTTTTCCACGGATGAAGCAAGGTCCTGGACGGAACCCATTGATTGTATTACGGATCAGAAAGGCTACTTCGTGCTGAATAACGACCGGGTGATCCAGCTGAAGGATGGCCGGCTGATGATGGCCGTAGCCCGGCATTCCCATCCTGCGGATGCAAAGTGGCAGGAATCCGGGGCATTATTTGCCTATTACTCCGATGATAACGGGAAAACCTGGGTGTCGGGAAAACAGGTAAATACTCCTAAAGGAATCATTACACAGGAACCTGGCCTGGTTGCGTTAAAAAACGGACAGGTTATGATGTATATCCGCGCCAGCGGCGGCACCCAGTATGTTTCCTATTCCCGTGACCGGGGCGTTACCTGGAGCGAGGCGGTACCGTATCTTTTAAAATCGCCCCTTTCACCCGCCACCATTGAACGGATCCCTGCCACCGGCGATCTGCTGGCCGTATGGAATAATAATGATGGTACGGATCCGGTGACCAAAGGCAAACGCACTCCCTTAACAGTGGCTGTTTCAAAAGACGAGGGAAAGTCGTGGCAGAAGATCACCAATATTGAAACAGATACGGACGGATGGTATTGTTATATCGCGATCCATTTTTACAAAAAGTCCGTGCTGTTATCCTATTGTGCCGGCAGTCAGAAGGCACATACCCATTTGTCTGTCACGGATATTTCCCGTTTTAATTTGAGCGATCTCTATAAAAGATAGATCATGCAGAACCGGAGGCAATTTCTGGGAACAATTGGTTGGACAGGTATGGCTGCCCTGAGCACCACCGGGTATCTTTTTGCCGGAACGGAAAGAACTTCTTTAAGTGATGCGGCGCTTATTGCAGCCATGTTCAAGCAACGGGATCCCGTAAAATGGCTGTTTACGGGGGATAGCATTACACAGGGAGCCAAACACACGCATGGCATGCGTGCTTATCCGGAGATTTTTGCCGAACGGGTACGATGGGAAATGGGCCGCCCGCGAGACATGATGATCAACACTGCCGTTAGCGGGAATACGACTGCTGATGTTAAAAGCGATTTTGAATGGCGGGTAGGGCAGTATCATCCCCAGGTGGTCTTCTTCATGCTGGGAACAAATGATGCCGCCATACAAAAGGGAATTGCGCCAGATACTTTTAAGGCAAATATGACGGATCTTATAGAACGGGTACGGAAATTACATGCCATTCCGGTGCTCCTGAGTCCGAACCGGATTGTGGTATCAATGGCACAGGAGCGTGCGGCGCTGGGCGACTATGTTGCCGTGCTGGGCGAACTGGCGGCTTCGCAATCGCTTGTTTATGCAGATGTGTGGACGGCATGGGACACGGAATTGCAGCGCAAATACAAGGGCCGGCAAAATGACCGCCTGCTCAACGATCCGCTGCATCCCAATGGTTATGGCCATCAGGAGATAGCAGGGCTGCTGTTCCGTACGCTTTCCGTATACAACCCGGATATGCCAAGCTGTGGAGGACCTTATTATGAAAATAAATGCTGGTAAGCGGATGGAATTAAAAGGCAAAGAAGAGGGGCCGCATGTACTGATCATTGCCGGTGTGCATGGGGATGAGTATGAGCCGATGATCACCATCATGGAATTGCACAAAAGGCTGGTCAATGCGTTGAAAAAGGGACGGGTGACTTTAATTTGCTGTGCAAATGAAACGGCTTACCTCGCAGGCCAGCGAATGGGTGCCGATGGGTTGGACCTGGCAAGGATTTGTCCCGGAACGCCGGCCGGAACCGTTTCGCAACAGGCTGCATTCGGGCTTTCTGAGCAGATCCGGAATTGCGATTACCTGGTGGACCTGCATACGGGTGGCGCTTTGTTTGATCTGTTCCCGTTAAGTGGTTATATGCTCCATGCCGACCCGAAGGTGCTGCAGGTACAGCGGCAAATGGCAGCCGCTTTTAATTTGCCGCTGGTTTGGGGTACGGATGCTGCTCCAGACGGAAGAACCTTATCGGTTGCCAGGGATGCGGCCATTCCCGCGATCTATGTGGAATACGGAGGCGGTAACGTGGTTCAGGAACCGGTTATTGAAGCCTATACAGAAGGTTGTTTGGGTGTGCTGGATCATTTGAATATGCTGCGGGAGGAAGCAAGGGAAGAGCGTGCCTCTAAAGTGGTGTATACCGTGGAAGACGCCACTCCGGATGGAGGCTTTTTGCAGGGGAAAATGTTGTCTAGATTTGACGGGGTCTTTTTGCCAAAAGTGCAGCCGGGCAGCATGATAAAGAAAGGCGATATATGGGGTGTTATTTACGATCCGCTGTTCCGGCGCCAATGGACAGTGGAGGCTGATTGTGCAGGACTGGTACTGTTTGTGCGCAGGCATCCCCGAGTATACCCGGGGGATTCCCTGGGGGGAATTTTACTGCTTGATAAATAAAAACAATGGAAGAGAAAAAAGATGTTGTTTTAATTACAGGAGCCGCCGGCGGCATCGGGCGGGCGGTCGCAAAAGTATTTGCAGGAAAGGGATTTGCTGTAGCGATGACGGATGTAGATGCAAGCGGCCTGCGGGAAACAGAAATGCAGGTAGCATCCCTTACAAAAGAATACATGAGCCTGGCGGGTGATCTGCAGCAGATTGAATTTTTAGAGCAATTGGTGGATGCCTGCCTGGCCCGTTGGAGCCGGATGGATGTACTGGTCAATAATGCCGTGTGGCGTTCGGTGGAAACCTTAACGACGATTTCGGTTGAAGACTGGGAGAAAACCTTGCGGATCAATCTCACCGCGCCGGCGTTCCTGTCGAGGATTGCCGCCAGCCGGCTTATAGAACGGAATTTGACCTGTGTAATCGTAAATATTTCCAGTATCATGTCGGCATTGGCGGGGGGGTATGCACCGGCCTATACGGTTTGCAAAGGAGCGATTGAAAGCCTTACGTATGAGTTAGCCGTTTTGTACGGACCAAAGGGATTCAGGGCTGTAGCGGTAAGGCCGGGTAATGTAGCTACCGTATTAAGCAACGGTTATGAAAACGAAGCACAACAAAATATCAGTGCGCAAATGATATCGGAAATTAACGGAAGAACGCCCTTGAACAGGGCTGCAGATCCGGAGGAGATAGCGGCTGCGGTTTTTTGGGTGTCTTCCTCCGAAGCCGCATTTGTTACCGGAACTTGTATTACGGTAGACGGTGGTTTATCGCATAATTTCAACGCTTATTTTATAAAGCAACAATTAAAGGCAAAAGAATTTTGAAGGGTATTTGGAAATACGAGGCATTGCTTCCCGAAATTGCTGTAAAGCATCGCATCACCATGGGGGAAGGAAATACGCCACTGGTATCGTCAAAGAATATTGGTGCGCTTTTGGGATTGGATGCGCTTTATTTTAAATTGGAGAGCTTAAATCCAACGGGATCATACAAGGATCGTTTTGCAGCAGTGGTACTGTCGGCATTAAAATCGCGGGGCACTTCTTTTTTCCTGGCCACATCCAGCGGCAATACCGGAGCCGCCCTGGCTGCCTATGGTGCTGCAGCATCGATTCCCTGTTTTTTGGCTGTTGTGGATGGGGCACCTGCAAGCAAGCTGGAGCAAATGGGCATTTACGGCGCCCGGATCTTTATGGTGAAAAATTTTGGTCTTACGCAATCGGTTACGGAAGAACTGATGAAGGAACTAAAGCGGCTGGCTATGGCGCATCATACAGATATTGCCATCAGTGCCTATTGCTATGCCCCTGCAGGAATGTCGGGTGTGCAAACGATCGCCTACGAAATAGCGGAGGAGCTGCCCGATGTGCATGCGGTGTTTGTTCCCGCCGGTGGTGGCGGTTTAACACTGGCGATGATCAAGGGCTTTCAACGCTGGAAAAAATTGCATAAAGTATTTAAAACACCCACCGTTTTTTGTGTGCAGCCCCAGGGTAATGATACAATTGCCGGAGCCCTGATGGATCGGCAAAAAACGGTAAAAGGACTGGCCCGGTGTACGAGCAGCATCAGCGGATTGCAGGTGCCGAACCTGCTGGATGCCAACCAGATCCTGGAGGCGGCAAAACGCGCAAAAGTAAGGGGGGCGCTTGTTTCAGACGCGGAGGTATACGAATGTCAGCAACAGCTGGCCGCAATGGAGGGCATCTATTGTGAGCCCGCAGGAGCGGTTGCGTTGGCTGGTTTAAAAAGGGCGGTTCAATCGGGACAGATCCGTAAAATGGACCGGGTGGTCTGTTTAGTTACCGGTCATGGGTTTAAGGATGTCCGGGGACGTCTTTTCCCTGCAGATAACTATATCCGGTTTGAACATACGGCCGAATCTATAAACTTTATCAAAAAATATATTTAAACAATGCATATAAAAAAAGAACCGCTGTCGGGCGATGCGATCCCCAAGAGTCATTTGCCTTTTTCACCGGCCATCAAAAGCGGCGATTTCCTGTTTATTTCCGGTCAGGCCTCGGTAGACGGAGAAGGGAAAATAATAGCAGGAAGTTTTGAAGAAGAATGCCGGCGCTCCTTTGATAATCTGAAAAAGATTGTGGAAGGCGCAGGGTTAACCATGGATCATATCGTACAGGTGCGGAATTATGTTGCAGACCAGGAAGATCTTGCTGCATTTAATGAGATCTACCGTAGCTATTTTTCAGCGCCCTTTCCTGCAAGAACGACATTGATCGGTTGTTTGGGAACCATTTTGAAATTTGAAGTAGAAGCTATTGCACGTTATGAATAGGGTGCTGCAATCCGATTAAGAAACAGGTTAAGGCAATTAAAATATTAGGATGAAAAAACGGGTGGCACTGGTCGGCATTTATCACGAGTCGAATACCTTTAATAAACGGCTGACGGTTTACGAAGATTTTGTAAACAGTCGCTTATTGAAAGGTGCAGCCATTATTGAGCAGTATAAAAATGCCTATCATGAGATCGGCGGATTTATCGAGGCACTGGATAAGGACGCAATAGAGCTGGTTCCTGTTTTTTATGCAGAGGCAACACCGGGTGGAACGATTGGTGCCTCCGCTTATCTGCAATTGAAGCAGGAATTATTGCAATTGCTGGAGGCTGTGCTTCCCGTAGATGCGGTACTGGTAGCGCCGCACGGAGCCGGAGTTTGCGAAACCTGCCCGGATATGGATGGCGATTGGCTGCTGGCCGTGCGTCAATTGGTAGGACCAACAACTCCCGTTGTGGGTACCCTGGACCCCCATGCCAATGTAAGCGTGCAAATGATACAACAAACGACGGCCTTGATTGCATATGCTACAAATCCGCATTTAGATCAGCGCCAAACCGGCATAAAAGCAGCGCAATTGTTAAACCGGATATTGCTGGAAGGTTTAAAAGTGCAACAGGAATTACTCCAGTTGCCGCTTTCAATCAGTATTGAACAGCAAAATACGAATACGGAGCCCTGCCGGTCCTTATACCGGGAAGTTCAGGATATAGCCACCGCTGAAGGAGTTATACAGGTGAGCATTATTCTCGGATTTCCCTACGCAGATGTATACGAAATGGGCACCGCTGTAATTGTGGTTACCAGGCAGGGCGAAAATGCTACGCAGTTGTTTCCGGAATTAAGTGCCTGTTTCATGAAACGCCTTCCGCAGTTTCGAGGGGAAAAACTGAATCCTGAAGAACTCCTTGAGCAGGCCCTGACAGCGGAACGGCCGGTGTTATTACTGGATATGGGCGATAATGTAGGCGGAGGTTCAGCCGGAACAAGCATGTTCCTGATGGATTTGTTAGAAGCCGCTGGTGCAACGAAGGCGGTGATCTGTATGCACGATCCGGCAACGGTAAGGGCTGTTTCCGGCTTGAAGGCTGGAACAAGATCAGCGATCGCCTTTCATAGGCTGAATCCGTTAAACCGGGAACAAGCTTATAAGGTTACGGTGCTTGATCATCGCGATGGATCTTTCCGGGAACCTGCCCCCCGGCATGGCGGACAGGTACAATATGATATGGGGAAAGTGGCGTTGCTGAAAACGGATCAGGGGAATCTGATTGTTGTGACCACGTTTCGCGTACCGCCTTTTAGCAGCAGGCAGTTGAGCAGTTTGGGAATTGTACTGGAGGAGCTGAACTGGATTATTGCCAAGGGCGTCAATGCGCCTGTTGCTGCTTACCGGGATATTTGCCCGGTTATGCTACAGGTAAATACGCCCGGTGAAACCTGTGCAGATGCAACCCGATTTGATTTTAAAAACCGCAGGAAACCACTTTATCCATTTGAAACAATTACCGGTAATGAAACAGGAAACCTTGCAGGAATTTAATGGACCAATGGCTGTTTGGCAGCATCCTTTTTATACAGAGGGCCCCGTGGTGGATGCTACCGGTACACTGTTCGTAACCAATTTACAGGGCGGCCAGATTTTACGCATCACGCAGGAAGGAATTGCAGCAGAATGGGCACGTGCTTCTTGTCCGAACGGTCAAATGATTGCTGCCAACGGAGCGCATTGGGTTTGTGATAGCAAAGACGCCTGCGTAAAGTGTTTCGATCCTTCCGGTAAATGTTCAGGTGTTTTAGCCGAAGGAATGGTTTCGGGTCATCTCATACAATGTCCGAATGACCTGGTTAGCGACGGCGATGGTGGGTTCTTTTTTACCGATTCGGTGCGGCATACCGGCATTGTATGTCATGTAGACCGCCATCGCAAAAAGCGGGTCATTGCAGCGCATCTCGATTATCCGAACGGGATCGCATGGCACCCGGGGACTAACCAGCTTTTTATAGCAGAAAGTTATCAAAACAGAATCCTTGTGGCAGACCTGAACCGGGGATCATCAGTTCCCGTTGTTTTTAGTGATCTGCCCCGGCATCCTTCGGGTAAGGCAATCGCTAACCTGCCGGACGGGCTGGCTTTTGACTGCTTTCATAATTTATGGGTAGCGCATTATGGGATGGGCTGCATCCAGATCCTGGACCAGCGCGGTGTATTAATCCGGAAGCTGGCAACGGAATTTCAACTCACGTCCAATCTGTTTATACAGGACCAGCTGTTGCTGGTTACCGGAGGGGCAGGGGAGCCCGGCCCGGGCTTTGTACAACGGTTAAAAACCAAAGAAGGTGAACTATAGAAGCATCGGGAAATTTGAAATATCTGCATTAACATTGGGAACGGTTTCCCTGGGCATACCCTATGGGGTGTTCAGCGGTCAGCAGCAGCCCGATATTGATGCGGCAGGCCAGCTGCTGCGCACGGCATTACAGCTTGGAATCAGGTCTTTTGATACAGCAAGAGAATATGGGATCGCCGAACAGCTGCTGGGTGCACTGGTAGCAGAAGGAGTACCCCCTGGCACGGCCATTGTCAGCAAGTTTAAAATAACAAGTGCAGCTGTTGCCGATCCTGCGCTTGCAAAGCAGCAGGCATATGATAGCGTGCGCGCTTCACTGCGCTGTTTAAACCTGGATCAGCTGCCTATTTGTTTGTTTCATATGGTGTCTGGTTACGATCCCGGCGCCGTTTGCGCAATGGTACCAGAAATCATAGAATCCCTGGTGCAGGAGGGGCTGATCGCTTACGGGGGTATATCGCTGGATCATCTACTGGAATTAAAAAGATTTGCGGCACTTCCGGCAATCAATGTATTGCAGATACCCGTTAACATCTGGGATCAGCGTTTGGCTGATGATCCCATTTGGGATGCACTGGCGGCTGAAGGAAAGATTGTTTTTGCCAGAAGCGTTTTTCTTAAAGGGCTGTTGCTGCGGCATCCGGGAGAACTTACCGGCGATTTGAAGGCCGCGGCTTATTTTATTGAACAATTGGGCACCTTCGCAAAAGCCTGCGACATGAGTGTTGCCGAATTTTGTTTTTGTTATGTGCGCGATCTGCCGGGGATTACCAGTATCGTATTTGGAGCAGAAACCCTGCAACAGCTAAAAGAGAATACGGGGCTGTTGACCGGCCGGAAAATTCCCGCTGAAGTATTGGAGAAGGCCAAAGCCTGTTTTCGCAATGTTCCCGAAAATTTACTGGCTCCCAGAACATGGAAATTATAGAAATATGAAACAATTATTTAGTCTTGAGGGCCGGGTAGCAGTGGTTACAGGCGGCGCCGGTCTTTACGGAAAGCCCGTTTCACTGGCCCTGGCTCAGGCCGG
It encodes the following:
- a CDS encoding SMP-30/gluconolactonase/LRE family protein yields the protein MKQETLQEFNGPMAVWQHPFYTEGPVVDATGTLFVTNLQGGQILRITQEGIAAEWARASCPNGQMIAANGAHWVCDSKDACVKCFDPSGKCSGVLAEGMVSGHLIQCPNDLVSDGDGGFFFTDSVRHTGIVCHVDRHRKKRVIAAHLDYPNGIAWHPGTNQLFIAESYQNRILVADLNRGSSVPVVFSDLPRHPSGKAIANLPDGLAFDCFHNLWVAHYGMGCIQILDQRGVLIRKLATEFQLTSNLFIQDQLLLVTGGAGEPGPGFVQRLKTKEGEL
- a CDS encoding aldo/keto reductase, with product MNYRSIGKFEISALTLGTVSLGIPYGVFSGQQQPDIDAAGQLLRTALQLGIRSFDTAREYGIAEQLLGALVAEGVPPGTAIVSKFKITSAAVADPALAKQQAYDSVRASLRCLNLDQLPICLFHMVSGYDPGAVCAMVPEIIESLVQEGLIAYGGISLDHLLELKRFAALPAINVLQIPVNIWDQRLADDPIWDALAAEGKIVFARSVFLKGLLLRHPGELTGDLKAAAYFIEQLGTFAKACDMSVAEFCFCYVRDLPGITSIVFGAETLQQLKENTGLLTGRKIPAEVLEKAKACFRNVPENLLAPRTWKL